Sequence from the Microbacterium sp. 1.5R genome:
CTCGAGGGGCACCTGCGTGCGGCGTTCCTCGACCCGGTGACCACCGCCATGATGGACGGCCTGACCGATGGGATGGCCGAGCTCAGTGCCGGCATCCTGCTGATGCGCGACGAGCCGGGCGACGACGAGTCGTCTCTCTCGAACGCACCCGTCGATGCGGTCGTGCTGATCGGGTGCTCGGGGCGCGCCAAGGCGTCGCTCGACATCGTGCGCAGCCGGGGCCTGCCGGTCGTCGTGATCGAGGGCGACGCGGGAGAGGGCATCCCGAAGATCCTGCTCGACAACTCTGCGGCGGCCGCGGACGTCGCACGTCACCTGCGCGACCTCGGGCACCGCGACGTCGCACTCGTCACGCTGCCGCTCGACACCCGTCGCGAGCGGGGACCGGTCACTCAGGAGCGAATCGACGCGGCGACGGTGGATGTGACCATCGATCGCCTCGCCGGCATGCGCGAGATCTTTCCCGACGCGCCCGCGATCTCGGCCGGAGGCAGCTTCATCGACGAGGGGCTCCTCGCCGGACGGCATCTGCTGGCGGATGCCGAGACGCGGCCCACGGCGATCCTCGCTCAGAGCGATCTGATCGCCGTCGGCATCATCCGCGCCGCGGAGGAGCTGGGACTGCGCGTGCCCGAAGACCTGTCGGTCGCGGGTTTCGACGGGATCGCCGCCGATGGGCTCGGCGACCTCGTGCTCACGACCAGCGTGCAGCCGGCGGTCGAGAAGGGGCGCGCCGCAGGGGAGCAGGTCGCGCGGATGCTCCGGGGAGAAGCCGGCCAGACCCTGCACCTCACGTGTCGGTTCCGCGAGGGAACGACCACCGCGGCACCGGCTCGCTGACACCGGGTCGCTGCGGTCTCGCTCAGCTGCGCTGCGGTCCCAGGGGCAGGGTCTGACTGCCGAAGTCCAGGATCGAGTACCGGCCGCACTCGACCACACGCTCAGGCTGCACCGCCTGCGGAAGATCCCACGGCACGGTCTGCGAATCCTCGACGAGGAAGGACACCTCGCCGACTGCGAAGTCCGTGCGGTTGACCAGCCACGCGTAGCCGTTGAGCTGATGATCGACCTGGACGAGGCGCGAGGGGTCTGCGACATGCAGTGCGGGCAGACGAACGGTCCAGAACTGTCCGGCGCCCGTGCGACCGGAGGCGTCGACCCA
This genomic interval carries:
- a CDS encoding LacI family DNA-binding transcriptional regulator codes for the protein MTSHDSPRRATIADVAREAGVATSTASVVFSGKANVAPATRERVLAAAAALGYAGPDPRAASLRRGRSGIVAVVLEGHLRAAFLDPVTTAMMDGLTDGMAELSAGILLMRDEPGDDESSLSNAPVDAVVLIGCSGRAKASLDIVRSRGLPVVVIEGDAGEGIPKILLDNSAAAADVARHLRDLGHRDVALVTLPLDTRRERGPVTQERIDAATVDVTIDRLAGMREIFPDAPAISAGGSFIDEGLLAGRHLLADAETRPTAILAQSDLIAVGIIRAAEELGLRVPEDLSVAGFDGIAADGLGDLVLTTSVQPAVEKGRAAGEQVARMLRGEAGQTLHLTCRFREGTTTAAPAR